A genomic window from Halomonas sp. LR3S48 includes:
- a CDS encoding fatty acyl-CoA synthetase, which yields MRIQQNTIGTALSRSARKHGNKLALAFEGRRWSYAELNRAVNRVANRLLKAGLAPGDRLAAYGKNSDAYAIAWLAATRAGLVHVPVNFALSADELRYILEQSGAAGLLSDTSLAENVAKASEGLPLTLSGTLHAEASESFDVLQVALDEDSDDSEPDIEIDASSLAQLLYTSGTTAAPKAAMMTHQALLAEYMACMVELDIKADEPMLAALPLYHSAQMHVFLMPALLLGAPVHLRMAPLPDDCLAQIASEGIASFFAPPTVWISLLRHPDFDTFDLSTLKKAYYGASIMPVPVLEELQQRLPGVGLYNCYGQSEIAPLATVLRPEEHAERPASAGRPILTVETRIVDLEMNDVPPGEHGEIVHRSPQLLTGYWNKPEMNEEAFAGGWFHSGDVGYFDEAGYLYIVDRIKDVINTGGVVVASREVEEGLFKHPAVSEVAVVGLPDAKWIEAITAVVVRKEGMEVSEEELIVHAKAHMAPYKVPKRILFAEALPKSTAGKILKRHLRKELS from the coding sequence ATGAGGATCCAGCAGAACACCATCGGCACGGCACTCAGCCGCAGCGCACGCAAGCATGGCAACAAGTTGGCGCTGGCCTTCGAGGGCCGGCGCTGGAGTTACGCCGAGCTGAATCGGGCGGTCAACCGGGTCGCCAACCGCCTGCTTAAGGCGGGCCTGGCCCCGGGCGACCGCCTGGCCGCCTACGGCAAGAACTCCGACGCTTACGCGATCGCCTGGCTCGCCGCCACCCGCGCCGGCCTGGTGCACGTGCCGGTCAATTTCGCCCTGAGCGCCGACGAGCTGCGCTACATTCTCGAGCAGTCCGGCGCCGCCGGGCTGTTGAGCGATACGAGCCTGGCCGAGAACGTGGCCAAGGCCAGCGAAGGTCTCCCCCTCACGCTCTCCGGTACCCTGCATGCGGAAGCGTCGGAAAGCTTCGACGTGCTGCAGGTGGCTCTCGATGAAGATAGCGATGACAGCGAACCGGACATCGAAATCGATGCCTCCAGCCTGGCCCAACTGCTCTATACCTCGGGCACCACGGCAGCCCCCAAGGCGGCGATGATGACCCACCAGGCGCTGCTCGCCGAGTACATGGCCTGCATGGTGGAGCTCGACATCAAGGCCGACGAGCCGATGCTGGCCGCCCTGCCGCTCTACCACTCGGCGCAGATGCACGTCTTCCTGATGCCGGCGCTGCTGCTCGGCGCACCGGTGCACCTGCGCATGGCGCCGCTGCCCGACGACTGCCTGGCGCAGATCGCAAGCGAGGGCATCGCCTCGTTCTTCGCCCCGCCCACGGTATGGATCAGCCTGCTGCGCCATCCCGATTTCGACACCTTCGACCTCTCCACGCTGAAGAAGGCCTATTACGGCGCTTCGATCATGCCGGTGCCGGTACTGGAGGAACTGCAGCAGCGCCTGCCCGGCGTAGGGCTCTACAACTGCTACGGCCAGAGCGAGATCGCTCCGCTGGCCACCGTGCTGCGCCCTGAGGAGCACGCCGAGCGCCCGGCGTCGGCGGGCCGTCCCATCCTTACGGTGGAAACACGCATCGTCGATCTGGAGATGAACGATGTGCCGCCCGGCGAGCACGGCGAGATCGTCCACCGCTCGCCGCAGCTGCTTACCGGCTACTGGAACAAGCCCGAGATGAACGAGGAGGCCTTCGCTGGCGGCTGGTTCCACTCCGGCGACGTGGGCTACTTCGACGAAGCGGGCTACCTGTACATCGTCGACCGCATCAAGGACGTGATCAACACCGGCGGCGTGGTAGTGGCCAGCCGTGAGGTGGAAGAGGGCCTGTTCAAGCACCCGGCCGTCTCCGAGGTCGCCGTGGTGGGCCTGCCCGACGCGAAGTGGATCGAGGCGATCACTGCCGTAGTGGTGCGCAAGGAGGGCATGGAGGTGAGCGAAGAGGAGCTGATCGTCCACGCCAAGGCCCACATGGCGCCCTACAAGGTGCCCAAGCGGATCCTGTTCGCGGAGGCCTTGCCCAAGAGCACCGCCGGCAAGATTCTCAAGCGCCACCTGCGCAAGGAGCTGAGCTGA
- a CDS encoding ABC transporter substrate-binding protein, producing MTTTRRFALGALAASLLFAGQTVQAEITDNEIRIGYLADMSGPYRDPIGPMGLDAIQMAIEDVGGSVAGASIEVFSADDRNSPDVGSSVVREWIDQRNVDMVTGLVASSVTLAAVRLLEEENRLGLVNGAVSSGVTNESCSPNHIHWVYDTWAMSNGTAKAITQEGHANWYLLSADYAFGHALEGDVERVVLENGGTIVGKARHPFPSSDFSSFLLQAQASGADVIALNNAGADTINAITTAGEFGITQAGQVLAGMVLFSTDVRSIGLDAAQGLQFTKAWYYDLNDETRAWAERFRERTGSMPTMVHAGLYSSTLHYLQAVDAIGTDEAQAVRRQMAATPINDIFATGGYIREDGRMVHDMYLVEVKTPEESQNEDDLFRVVRTIPAEEAFRPLSESQCHLVNGA from the coding sequence ATGACAACGACACGCCGCTTCGCCCTGGGTGCGCTCGCCGCTTCCCTTCTGTTCGCCGGCCAGACGGTACAGGCCGAAATCACCGACAACGAGATCCGCATCGGTTACCTGGCCGACATGTCGGGCCCCTACCGCGACCCCATCGGTCCCATGGGGTTGGATGCCATCCAGATGGCCATCGAGGATGTCGGCGGCAGCGTGGCCGGCGCCAGCATCGAGGTGTTCAGCGCCGACGACCGTAACAGCCCCGACGTGGGCTCGAGCGTGGTGCGCGAGTGGATCGACCAGCGCAACGTCGACATGGTCACCGGCTTGGTGGCGTCTTCGGTCACCCTGGCCGCCGTGCGGCTGCTGGAAGAGGAGAATCGCCTGGGGCTGGTCAACGGCGCGGTCTCTTCCGGCGTGACCAACGAGAGTTGCTCGCCCAACCATATCCACTGGGTCTACGACACCTGGGCGATGTCCAACGGCACCGCCAAGGCGATCACCCAGGAAGGCCACGCTAACTGGTACCTGCTGAGTGCCGATTACGCCTTCGGCCACGCGCTGGAGGGCGACGTGGAGCGCGTAGTACTGGAGAACGGCGGCACTATCGTGGGCAAGGCGCGCCACCCCTTCCCCAGCAGCGACTTCTCCTCGTTCCTGCTGCAGGCCCAGGCCTCCGGGGCCGACGTGATCGCACTCAACAACGCTGGCGCCGACACCATCAATGCCATCACCACCGCCGGCGAATTCGGCATCACCCAGGCAGGCCAGGTGCTGGCCGGCATGGTTCTGTTCAGCACCGATGTGCGCAGCATCGGCCTCGACGCTGCCCAGGGGCTGCAATTCACCAAGGCGTGGTACTACGACCTCAACGACGAGACCCGCGCCTGGGCCGAGCGCTTCCGCGAACGCACCGGCAGCATGCCGACCATGGTCCACGCCGGGCTCTACTCCAGCACCCTGCACTATCTCCAGGCGGTGGATGCCATCGGCACCGATGAGGCCCAGGCCGTGCGCCGGCAGATGGCGGCAACCCCGATCAACGACATCTTCGCCACCGGCGGCTACATCCGCGAGGACGGCCGCATGGTCCACGACATGTATCTGGTCGAGGTGAAGACCCCGGAAGAGTCGCAGAACGAGGACGACCTGTTCCGCGTGGTGCGCACCATCCCCGCCGAGGAAGCCTTCCGCCCACTTTCCGAAAGCCAGTGTCACTTGGTCAACGGCGCCTGA
- a CDS encoding SMP-30/gluconolactonase/LRE family protein, translating into MHDDTQYASEELKPSAHLSRRTFLGAAAAASAAAVLKPGQLLAQERPWDGSLVSYPDPAIEVIDERFGAYRLANAAVERLATGFRWAEGPVYFGDGGFLVWSDIPNNRQMRWLEDTGEVSVFRQTSNYSNGNTRDREGRLLSCEHDTRRVTRTEHDGAITVLADEFEGKPFNAPNDVIVHPDGGIWFTDPGYGILMHYEGHIADFELPEAVYRIDPDSGQVEKMAEVMKPNGIAFSPDYSRLYVSDTGGTHTPGHPHQILVWDVVDDGTRLANERQFAEVGPGFIDGMAADMDGNLWCGAVFGGLFDAEDHDGVHVYADDGTLIGKIHLPEPCANVCFGGPRRNRLFMTASQSLYAVYVETQGVAVWAGNT; encoded by the coding sequence ATGCACGACGATACTCAATATGCGTCCGAGGAACTGAAGCCTTCCGCTCACCTGTCGCGGCGCACCTTCCTCGGGGCGGCTGCAGCCGCAAGCGCAGCGGCAGTGCTCAAGCCTGGACAGTTACTCGCTCAGGAGCGCCCCTGGGACGGCTCTCTGGTGTCTTATCCCGACCCGGCCATCGAGGTCATCGACGAGCGTTTCGGTGCCTACCGCCTGGCCAATGCGGCGGTCGAGCGCCTGGCCACCGGCTTCCGCTGGGCGGAGGGGCCGGTCTATTTCGGTGACGGCGGCTTTCTCGTCTGGAGCGACATCCCCAACAACCGCCAGATGCGCTGGCTCGAGGACACCGGCGAGGTGAGCGTCTTCCGCCAGACGTCCAACTACTCCAACGGCAACACGCGGGATCGCGAGGGGCGGCTGCTTTCCTGCGAGCACGACACGCGTCGCGTGACCCGCACCGAGCATGACGGTGCGATCACCGTGCTGGCCGACGAGTTCGAGGGCAAGCCGTTCAATGCCCCCAACGATGTCATCGTGCACCCCGATGGTGGCATCTGGTTCACCGACCCGGGCTACGGCATCCTGATGCATTACGAAGGTCATATCGCCGACTTCGAACTGCCCGAAGCCGTCTATCGAATCGACCCCGACAGCGGCCAGGTGGAGAAGATGGCCGAAGTCATGAAGCCCAACGGCATCGCCTTTTCGCCCGACTACTCCCGCCTCTATGTATCCGATACGGGTGGCACCCACACCCCAGGCCATCCCCACCAGATCCTGGTCTGGGACGTCGTAGACGACGGCACCCGCCTGGCCAACGAGCGCCAGTTCGCCGAGGTCGGGCCGGGCTTCATCGACGGCATGGCTGCGGACATGGACGGCAACCTCTGGTGCGGCGCGGTCTTCGGCGGCCTGTTCGATGCCGAGGACCACGACGGCGTTCACGTCTATGCCGACGACGGCACCCTGATCGGCAAGATCCACCTGCCGGAGCCCTGCGCCAACGTCTGCTTCGGCGGCCCCAGGCGCAACCGCCTGTTCATGACCGCCAGCCAGTCGCTCTACGCTGTCTACGTCGAGACCCAGGGGGTGGCGGTCTGGGCCGGCAACACCTAA
- a CDS encoding metal ABC transporter solute-binding protein, Zn/Mn family codes for MRHATSAALMLGASAMLALPAAIAAERVQVVTSFSILADMVQNVGGEHVEVTSLVGPDSDTHVFSPSPRDARSLADADLVVFNGLLFEGWMERLIDSSDYSGPLVTASDGIDKLDYHGQDNAHAHGHDDHEDDHDDHGHDDHGHDDHDDHDHGDDDPHGWQDLATGKVYVGNIRDGLIEADPDNEAAYRENAERYINELEATDAEIRELLGEVPASTSVITGHDSFGYFANAYGIRFLSPVGLSTEAEPSAADMAQLIDVIREQNVRALFHENMTSPAVINQLAEETGLPIAGTLYADALAAEGEASTYLGMMRHNAQVLHDALAEPGHNDHDDHGHSDHDHDDHGHDHDH; via the coding sequence ATGCGACACGCTACATCCGCTGCCCTGATGCTGGGCGCTTCGGCCATGCTGGCGCTGCCTGCCGCCATTGCTGCCGAACGCGTTCAGGTCGTGACCAGCTTCAGCATCCTGGCCGACATGGTGCAGAACGTGGGCGGCGAGCATGTGGAGGTCACCTCGCTGGTCGGCCCCGACAGCGATACTCACGTCTTCTCCCCCAGCCCGCGTGATGCTCGCTCGCTGGCCGATGCCGACCTGGTGGTGTTCAACGGCCTGCTGTTCGAAGGCTGGATGGAGCGGCTGATCGATTCCAGCGACTACAGCGGCCCGCTGGTGACGGCCAGCGATGGCATCGACAAGCTCGACTACCACGGTCAGGACAATGCGCATGCTCACGGTCACGACGACCATGAGGATGACCACGACGATCATGGGCACGATGATCACGGTCACGATGACCATGACGACCATGACCATGGCGACGACGACCCGCACGGTTGGCAGGACCTGGCCACGGGCAAGGTCTATGTGGGCAATATCCGCGATGGCCTGATCGAGGCGGACCCGGACAACGAGGCCGCCTACCGCGAGAACGCCGAGCGCTACATCAACGAGCTGGAAGCCACCGACGCCGAGATTCGCGAGCTCCTGGGTGAAGTGCCGGCTTCCACCAGCGTGATCACCGGCCACGACTCCTTCGGCTATTTCGCCAACGCCTATGGCATTCGCTTCCTCTCGCCGGTAGGGCTCTCCACCGAGGCCGAGCCCAGCGCCGCCGACATGGCACAGCTGATCGACGTGATTCGCGAGCAGAACGTACGCGCCCTGTTCCACGAGAACATGACCAGCCCAGCGGTGATCAACCAGCTCGCCGAGGAGACCGGCCTGCCCATCGCCGGCACGCTCTATGCCGATGCCCTGGCGGCCGAAGGCGAAGCCAGCACCTACCTGGGCATGATGCGCCACAACGCCCAGGTGCTGCATGACGCCCTGGCCGAGCCGGGCCACAATGACCACGATGATCACGGCCATAGCGACCATGACCACGACGATCACGGCCACGATCACGATCACTAG
- a CDS encoding metal ABC transporter permease, whose protein sequence is MMELLYEWLVAPFDYGFMRRAAVAGLALSLAAPPIGVFLMLRGMSLIGDAMAHAILPGVALGFLLAGFSLPAMSLGGVMSGLLIAVLAGSVSQMTGHREDSAMASFFLISLAAGVMLVSLGGSSVDLTHVLFGSILAVNSTALVLIAAISSVIVITLALIFRALVVECLDPLFLRGQGMQGSLVHGIFLGLVVLNLTAGFQTLGTLMAVGLMMLPATTARFWSKRLEGLITVAILLAAVASLGGLLLSYHLSVPSGPAIILLAGVGYVLSALLGRHHSLRAKLQRHAVPLGTPEPH, encoded by the coding sequence ATGATGGAGCTGCTTTACGAGTGGCTGGTCGCGCCCTTCGACTACGGTTTCATGCGCCGCGCGGCGGTGGCCGGCCTGGCCCTGTCGCTGGCCGCCCCGCCCATTGGCGTCTTCCTGATGCTGCGCGGCATGAGCCTGATCGGCGACGCCATGGCTCACGCCATTCTGCCCGGCGTGGCACTGGGCTTTCTGCTGGCGGGTTTCTCGCTGCCGGCCATGAGCCTGGGCGGCGTGATGTCGGGGCTGTTGATTGCGGTGCTGGCGGGCAGTGTGTCGCAAATGACCGGGCATCGGGAGGACTCGGCCATGGCCAGCTTCTTCCTGATCTCGCTGGCAGCGGGTGTCATGCTGGTCTCGCTGGGAGGCAGCAGCGTCGATCTCACCCATGTGCTGTTCGGTTCGATCCTGGCGGTGAACTCCACTGCGCTGGTGCTGATCGCGGCAATCAGCAGCGTGATCGTGATCACCCTGGCGCTGATCTTCCGCGCCCTGGTGGTCGAATGCCTCGACCCGCTGTTCCTGCGCGGCCAGGGCATGCAGGGCAGCCTGGTGCACGGCATCTTCCTCGGCTTGGTGGTGCTCAACCTCACCGCCGGCTTCCAGACCCTGGGCACCCTGATGGCCGTAGGCCTGATGATGCTGCCGGCCACCACGGCGCGCTTCTGGAGCAAGCGCCTGGAGGGGCTGATCACCGTCGCCATCCTGCTGGCCGCTGTCGCCAGCCTCGGCGGCCTGCTGCTCTCCTACCATCTCAGCGTTCCTTCGGGGCCGGCCATCATCCTGCTGGCAGGCGTTGGCTACGTGCTCTCCGCCCTGCTCGGCCGGCATCACAGCCTGAGGGCAAAGCTGCAGCGCCATGCCGTACCCCTCGGCACGCCAGAACCGCACTGA
- a CDS encoding metal ABC transporter ATP-binding protein, whose translation MAETSPSRLELHDLQLAQANRTVLEHVSGRFRDGAVTALVGANGAGKSTLIQGIMGMLRPMKGKVICSVPKERRAWLPQQLALDLTFPMSVEELVMTGSWPSHGALTGYCARHYRRGREVMARLGISHLAHRPLGELSGGQRQRALIGRTLMQEAELLLLDEPFANVDAETVEVLMTVLRDMAAEGATIIVVLHDMEQLARLAEEVVVLTGGHARWTTAQAVLQSQPASVGSARLALGIPGVDA comes from the coding sequence ATGGCCGAGACGTCCCCGTCACGCCTGGAACTTCACGACCTGCAGCTAGCCCAGGCCAACCGCACCGTGCTCGAGCACGTGAGCGGCCGCTTTCGCGACGGTGCGGTCACCGCCCTGGTGGGCGCCAACGGCGCCGGCAAGAGCACTCTGATCCAGGGCATCATGGGTATGCTGCGCCCGATGAAGGGCAAGGTGATCTGCTCGGTTCCCAAGGAGCGGCGCGCCTGGCTGCCCCAGCAATTGGCGCTCGATCTCACCTTTCCCATGAGCGTGGAAGAGCTGGTGATGACCGGTAGTTGGCCGAGCCACGGCGCGCTCACCGGCTACTGTGCCCGCCACTATCGCCGTGGCCGCGAGGTGATGGCGCGCCTGGGCATTTCGCACCTGGCCCACCGCCCGCTGGGCGAGCTTTCCGGCGGCCAGCGCCAGCGCGCGCTGATCGGCCGCACTCTGATGCAGGAAGCCGAACTGCTGTTGCTCGACGAGCCCTTCGCCAACGTCGATGCGGAAACCGTCGAGGTGCTGATGACGGTACTGCGTGACATGGCGGCCGAAGGCGCCACCATCATCGTGGTACTGCACGACATGGAGCAGTTGGCCCGCCTGGCGGAGGAGGTAGTGGTACTGACGGGCGGGCACGCCCGCTGGACCACCGCCCAGGCCGTGCTGCAGAGCCAACCTGCCAGCGTCGGTTCGGCACGGCTGGCGCTGGGTATTCCGGGGGTCGATGCATGA
- a CDS encoding metal ABC transporter permease, translating to MLDTFLWWLTSPFDYVFMRRALAACLALSLTAPILGVLLTLRGMSLMGEALSHAIMPGVAIAFLLAGFSLPLMMFGGVLAGLVTVALAGGVTQFSGLKEDAAMASLFLIAMAGGVTIVSLSGNALDLGHVLFGSILAVDGRTLGLVALGSSTILVGLAIAFRALVVECLDPLFLTLQGRHAGWTHALFMVLVVISLVIGFQTLGTLMAAGLMLLPAAAARYWSQRLEGMIAIAIGIALASSVAGLLVSYHAGLPSGPSIILLAGLGYCASVVLGPYRGLKTGPRWPKRVVSSRYAGQLR from the coding sequence ATGCTCGACACGTTTCTCTGGTGGCTCACATCACCTTTCGACTACGTCTTCATGCGCCGTGCCCTGGCAGCCTGCCTGGCGCTCTCCCTCACGGCACCGATTCTCGGGGTGTTGTTGACGCTGCGCGGCATGAGCCTGATGGGCGAGGCGCTGTCGCATGCCATCATGCCGGGCGTCGCCATCGCTTTCCTGCTGGCCGGTTTTTCCCTGCCGCTGATGATGTTCGGGGGCGTGCTGGCAGGCCTGGTCACCGTGGCGCTCGCCGGCGGCGTAACGCAGTTCAGCGGCCTCAAGGAGGATGCCGCCATGGCCAGCCTGTTCCTGATTGCCATGGCCGGCGGGGTGACCATCGTCAGTCTTTCGGGCAACGCCCTGGATCTCGGCCATGTCCTGTTCGGCAGCATTTTGGCAGTGGATGGCCGTACACTGGGGCTGGTGGCGCTTGGCAGTAGCACGATCCTGGTTGGCCTGGCCATTGCCTTTCGTGCCTTGGTGGTCGAGTGCCTCGATCCGCTGTTCCTGACGCTTCAGGGGCGCCACGCCGGCTGGACGCATGCTCTTTTCATGGTACTGGTCGTGATCAGCCTGGTGATCGGCTTCCAAACGCTGGGCACCTTGATGGCGGCCGGGTTGATGCTGCTGCCTGCCGCGGCGGCGCGCTACTGGAGCCAACGGCTCGAAGGCATGATCGCCATTGCCATCGGCATCGCCCTGGCGTCCAGCGTGGCGGGGCTGCTGGTGTCCTACCACGCTGGCCTGCCTTCCGGCCCTTCCATTATCCTGCTGGCGGGGCTGGGGTACTGCGCGTCGGTCGTTCTGGGCCCCTACCGGGGGTTGAAAACAGGCCCCCGTTGGCCAAAGCGCGTCGTGTCGTCGCGGTATGCCGGCCAGTTGCGCTGA
- a CDS encoding class I SAM-dependent methyltransferase has translation MTLSTSLESQVAGPDYAAIKARQQAVWGAGDYARIGVTLQIVGEQLCEAMDLRAGQTVLDVAGGNGNASLAAARRFCKVVSTDYVEALLAKSAKRAEAEGLAIDYQTADAENLPFSEGTFDNVISTYGVMFTPNQGQAAAELLRVCKPGGKIGLANWTPGGFIGQLFKTVGRYVAPPAGLSSPAAWGTRDFLDTHFGPHVQAIEAQPRHFTFRYQSPQHWVDVFSTYYGPTLKAFEALDNEAGQALRADILALIDAHNLATDGTMVVPSEYLEVVITR, from the coding sequence ATGACCCTCTCTACCTCTCTCGAATCGCAAGTCGCCGGTCCCGATTACGCGGCGATCAAGGCCAGGCAACAAGCGGTTTGGGGTGCCGGTGACTATGCCCGCATCGGCGTCACCCTGCAGATCGTCGGCGAGCAGCTCTGCGAAGCCATGGACCTGCGTGCCGGCCAGACCGTGCTAGATGTGGCAGGCGGCAACGGCAACGCCTCGCTTGCCGCGGCCCGACGATTCTGCAAGGTCGTCTCCACCGATTACGTCGAGGCACTGCTGGCCAAGTCCGCCAAGCGTGCCGAAGCGGAAGGACTGGCGATCGACTACCAGACGGCGGATGCCGAGAATCTGCCGTTCTCCGAGGGCACTTTCGACAACGTGATCTCCACCTACGGGGTAATGTTCACGCCCAACCAGGGCCAAGCCGCCGCCGAGTTGCTCCGCGTTTGCAAGCCCGGCGGCAAGATCGGGCTGGCCAACTGGACCCCGGGGGGCTTCATCGGCCAACTGTTCAAGACCGTCGGCCGCTACGTGGCGCCGCCGGCAGGCCTGAGCTCCCCGGCGGCGTGGGGCACGCGGGATTTCCTCGACACGCATTTCGGTCCACACGTGCAGGCGATCGAGGCCCAGCCGCGTCACTTCACCTTCCGCTATCAGTCGCCACAGCATTGGGTGGATGTGTTCAGCACCTACTATGGGCCGACATTGAAGGCGTTTGAAGCGCTGGATAACGAGGCCGGCCAGGCGCTACGTGCGGATATTCTCGCTCTGATCGATGCCCACAACCTCGCCACGGACGGCACCATGGTGGTGCCCTCGGAATATCTGGAGGTCGTCATCACGCGGTAA